From a single Candidatus Zixiibacteriota bacterium genomic region:
- a CDS encoding glycosyltransferase family 4 protein — protein MSGGAEVHLEELLRRIASSGHSVTLLCSNYIGGLSEELVEGVRIIRTGNRYNFNLVAPFHLRRLVKSENYDLFLEDINKIPFYTPLYLNLPTIIIIPHLFSTAVFQEINFILGSYIYLAEKPLTRIYRNKQFCVISESTAGDMITRGIPEKNISVIHCGIDRELYNNGKGFHKFEYPSVLYLGRIKKYKSVQHLISAFTIVKSKIPNAKLSVIGIGDYLDTLRKQVQELKISDAVDFPGFVSEEKKVENLCRSHIMVYPSLKEGWGLTNIEANSCGTTVIAANTPGLCDSVKHDVSGLLYEYGNISELSDKIIMLLTDENVREKLEQGGLSWAEQFNWDKAADKFLDLCKEVAGK, from the coding sequence ATGTCGGGGGGAGCTGAAGTTCATTTGGAGGAATTGCTTCGTAGGATCGCGTCCTCTGGCCATTCCGTAACTCTATTGTGTTCTAATTACATAGGAGGATTATCTGAAGAATTAGTTGAAGGTGTAAGAATTATTCGGACGGGCAACCGATATAACTTTAATCTAGTGGCTCCTTTTCATCTCAGAAGGCTTGTTAAGTCGGAGAATTATGATTTATTTCTTGAAGATATCAATAAGATTCCCTTCTACACCCCTCTATACCTTAATTTGCCAACGATAATTATTATCCCGCATCTTTTTTCTACGGCGGTATTTCAGGAAATTAATTTTATTTTGGGGAGCTATATATATCTCGCGGAAAAGCCTCTTACACGAATCTATCGTAATAAGCAATTTTGTGTCATATCCGAATCAACCGCAGGAGATATGATAACTCGAGGAATTCCTGAAAAAAATATTTCCGTGATTCATTGCGGCATAGATCGAGAGCTATATAACAATGGCAAGGGATTTCATAAATTTGAATATCCGTCGGTCCTATATTTGGGTCGAATTAAAAAATATAAATCGGTTCAACATCTCATTTCCGCCTTTACAATCGTAAAAAGCAAAATACCCAACGCAAAATTATCCGTGATCGGAATCGGAGATTATCTCGATACTCTCAGAAAACAGGTTCAGGAGCTAAAAATATCGGATGCGGTGGATTTTCCCGGATTTGTTTCCGAGGAGAAAAAGGTCGAAAATCTGTGCCGCTCTCATATTATGGTATATCCGTCTCTGAAAGAAGGATGGGGACTGACAAATATTGAGGCCAATAGTTGCGGTACAACGGTTATTGCGGCCAATACTCCCGGACTATGTGATTCGGTCAAGCACGATGTCAGTGGATTATTATATGAGTATGGAAATATTTCAGAGTTATCTGACAAAATCATTATGCTTCTCACCGATGAAAATGTGAGAGAGAAACTGGAGCAGGGCGGTTTGAGTTGGGCGGAGCAGTTTAATTGGGATAAGGCGGCTGATAAATTCCTTGATTTGTGTAAAGAGGTAGCCGGAAAGTAA
- a CDS encoding DUF2723 domain-containing protein, with product MIKDNYLHKSLAGALFIISLIIYNMTKAPTLSFWDCGEFITCAHILGIPHPPGNPLWVLLGRIFSILPLHEDISARVNMFSAVSGAFAVMFAYLVTRRLIIMWWKPGQIDGWRRFTAYVGAVVGSMMFGFSQTQWNNSVETEVYSPAMLLMIIIIWLLLRWIEEREKPTSVKYLLLINFLAFLSIGIHLTTFLIMPAVFITVILYSPRLRREIFFYVTGFCLVLIAHNIDLFLWSTGIWLLAAILGVIITRKYIWKFSLALILAAIIGYSVQIYTPIRSAQKPAINQNDPSYSFAAFKNFLERRQYGRESMIERAMMRRAELKNQFGVYPRMGFWGFFSNQYGINGRSFAFVFVLGLLGIWELMRRRSKIGIPFFLLILLGTVFLVWYMNFADGTRIDPLTGDGNLEVRDRDYFFTPGFILFGIAIGLGIAALMEMARESILFKSKILRRTTMFVLSLLVFLGAVPVVANYHVSDRSGNYIPYDFAYNNLISCDVNSILFIGGDNDTFPVWCLQNVYKIRTDVTVVNLSLANMDWYIRQIRNTKKIPIRWTDSQISNLRHRLLEGQVRYRIQDQVHDEILAVNRWQRPIHYSISIPPSMRQYRGQKIDDRLVMQGMVHRLESGDRPGQIDMEKAKDLYFSKFKFRSIADDNIYKDERTKALTGNYTTGLTLMADSLRMLGQFEEAIELAAFSTKIVPYNVGAYNYLAQLYIESGQEHLVDSIVNFIPRERAIEMYYTCAMTYDKIGNRQKAKEVMSATLDTFPHFYNGFRLYSKWLFEDQEWNRMRAVIANWLKNNPDDPDAPKIIETMRTLPASQNDTDSRGN from the coding sequence ATGATAAAAGATAATTATCTGCATAAATCTCTTGCCGGCGCGCTATTCATAATTTCTCTGATAATATATAATATGACTAAGGCTCCAACCCTATCTTTCTGGGATTGCGGTGAATTTATTACCTGTGCCCATATCCTGGGAATACCTCATCCTCCCGGAAATCCCCTCTGGGTTCTTCTCGGTCGCATATTCAGCATCTTACCGCTTCATGAAGATATTTCGGCTCGAGTGAATATGTTTTCGGCCGTAAGCGGAGCCTTTGCGGTTATGTTTGCTTATTTGGTGACGCGCAGATTAATAATCATGTGGTGGAAGCCGGGTCAAATTGACGGCTGGAGGAGATTTACGGCTTATGTTGGGGCAGTTGTTGGGAGTATGATGTTCGGGTTTTCACAAACCCAATGGAATAATTCCGTCGAAACCGAAGTGTATTCACCAGCGATGCTTTTAATGATTATCATAATTTGGTTGTTACTTCGCTGGATTGAAGAAAGGGAAAAACCAACCTCAGTCAAATATCTACTATTAATTAATTTCCTGGCGTTTTTGTCAATCGGTATTCATCTGACGACGTTCTTAATAATGCCGGCGGTTTTTATAACCGTTATTTTATATTCTCCGAGATTGCGAAGAGAAATCTTTTTTTATGTTACAGGATTCTGTCTTGTTCTGATCGCCCATAATATAGATCTGTTTTTATGGTCAACCGGAATATGGCTGCTGGCGGCTATTCTTGGTGTGATAATTACACGCAAATACATCTGGAAATTTTCTCTGGCGCTGATATTAGCCGCCATTATAGGATATTCGGTGCAAATATATACTCCGATTCGTTCTGCTCAAAAGCCGGCTATTAATCAGAATGATCCATCATATTCCTTTGCGGCTTTCAAGAATTTTCTCGAACGCCGTCAATACGGGCGTGAATCAATGATTGAGCGGGCTATGATGAGACGGGCGGAGCTTAAAAATCAATTCGGAGTTTATCCTCGGATGGGATTCTGGGGTTTCTTTTCAAATCAATATGGAATAAACGGCCGTTCATTTGCGTTTGTGTTCGTTTTGGGATTGTTGGGAATTTGGGAGTTGATGCGCAGGCGTTCAAAAATCGGAATTCCCTTCTTTTTATTGATTTTACTTGGAACCGTATTTTTGGTTTGGTATATGAATTTTGCTGACGGTACCAGAATCGATCCGTTAACCGGTGACGGAAACCTTGAAGTCCGCGACCGCGATTATTTTTTCACTCCCGGATTTATCCTTTTTGGAATTGCAATTGGATTGGGAATAGCCGCCTTAATGGAAATGGCGCGTGAGTCAATTTTATTTAAGTCAAAAATTCTACGCCGTACGACAATGTTTGTTCTGTCTCTATTGGTCTTTCTTGGCGCTGTACCGGTTGTCGCCAATTATCATGTGTCGGATCGTTCGGGCAATTATATTCCCTATGATTTTGCCTACAATAACCTAATTTCGTGCGATGTTAATTCAATTTTATTCATCGGCGGAGACAATGATACTTTTCCGGTGTGGTGTCTGCAGAATGTTTATAAGATCAGAACCGACGTGACAGTCGTAAACCTTTCTCTGGCGAATATGGACTGGTATATCAGACAAATTCGAAATACAAAAAAGATTCCGATCAGATGGACAGATTCTCAAATCTCGAATCTGCGGCATCGTTTACTGGAGGGCCAGGTAAGGTACCGCATTCAGGATCAGGTTCATGATGAAATCCTGGCTGTAAACCGCTGGCAAAGACCGATTCATTATTCAATATCTATTCCGCCAAGTATGCGGCAATATCGAGGTCAGAAGATTGACGATAGGTTAGTCATGCAGGGTATGGTTCATCGTCTTGAGTCGGGAGATAGACCGGGTCAAATCGATATGGAAAAGGCCAAAGATCTGTATTTTAGTAAATTCAAATTTCGTTCAATTGCCGATGATAATATCTATAAGGATGAACGAACCAAGGCTTTAACCGGCAATTACACGACCGGATTAACACTAATGGCTGATTCTTTGCGTATGTTGGGACAGTTTGAGGAAGCGATAGAGCTGGCTGCATTTAGTACAAAGATCGTTCCCTATAATGTCGGCGCTTACAACTACCTGGCCCAGCTTTATATTGAATCGGGGCAGGAGCATTTAGTCGACTCGATTGTTAATTTCATCCCTCGCGAACGTGCCATAGAGATGTATTATACCTGTGCTATGACTTATGATAAAATAGGAAATCGACAAAAAGCTAAAGAAGTAATGAGCGCTACGCTTGATACCTTTCCCCATTTTTATAATGGATTTCGGCTTTACTCAAAATGGTTGTTTGAGGACCAGGAATGGAATCGGATGAGAGCTGTAATTGCAAACTGGCTGAAGAATAATCCTGATGATCCAGACGCGCCAAAGATAATAGAAACGATGAGAACTTTGCCCGCAAGCCAAAATGACACAGATTCTCGGGGAAATTGA
- the nusB gene encoding transcription antitermination factor NusB, which translates to MTKRRQAREFVLKVLYAYEIFNRDVNEIIEEVQKESSIPAGQISFIHFYVGETIKNLNSLDKEIERLAENWKLDRIAVIDRIILRMGLCELHFMPDIPEKVAINEAVDLAKKYSTSDSSSFVNGILDAALTEIKQ; encoded by the coding sequence ATGACGAAAAGACGACAAGCGCGGGAATTTGTTCTCAAGGTATTGTATGCGTACGAAATTTTTAACCGTGACGTAAATGAGATAATCGAGGAAGTCCAAAAGGAAAGCTCAATTCCTGCGGGGCAGATTTCGTTTATTCACTTTTATGTCGGGGAGACTATAAAAAATCTGAATTCCCTCGACAAGGAAATCGAGCGACTGGCCGAGAATTGGAAACTGGACAGGATTGCCGTAATCGATCGCATAATTTTGCGGATGGGATTATGCGAGCTTCATTTCATGCCCGATATACCGGAAAAAGTTGCTATTAATGAAGCCGTTGATTTGGCCAAAAAGTATAGCACTTCTGATTCCAGTTCTTTTGTCAATGGGATTCTGGACGCGGCCTTAACTGAAATAAAACAGTGA
- the ribE gene encoding 6,7-dimethyl-8-ribityllumazine synthase, whose amino-acid sequence MPAKTYIGQLSGKGQKHAIVVSRFNELLTSKLLEGALDCLSRHGVAEKDISVIWVPGSFEIPYAAQKAALAKKYDAVLCLGALIRGDTPHFDYIAAEASKGIANIALQTKLPVIFGIVMADTLDQAIERAGTKAGNKGWDAALSAIEMVDLYRQIDKA is encoded by the coding sequence ATGCCGGCAAAAACATATATTGGGCAATTAAGCGGTAAGGGGCAAAAGCATGCCATCGTAGTTAGCCGCTTCAACGAACTGTTGACTTCAAAACTTCTGGAAGGCGCTCTGGATTGTCTGTCTCGTCATGGAGTCGCCGAAAAAGATATAAGCGTTATTTGGGTACCGGGGTCATTTGAAATTCCGTACGCCGCGCAGAAAGCGGCCTTAGCCAAAAAGTATGATGCTGTTTTGTGTTTGGGCGCTCTCATCAGGGGCGATACTCCGCATTTTGATTATATAGCGGCCGAGGCGTCAAAAGGAATCGCGAACATTGCATTGCAGACGAAATTGCCGGTAATTTTCGGTATCGTTATGGCTGATACTCTTGATCAGGCGATAGAACGGGCCGGTACAAAGGCTGGCAATAAGGGTTGGGATGCGGCTCTATCGGCAATTGAAATGGTTGATCTTTACAGGCAGATTGATAAAGCATGA
- a CDS encoding bifunctional 3,4-dihydroxy-2-butanone-4-phosphate synthase/GTP cyclohydrolase II, producing MAKFCTVEEAIEDIKSGKMVIVVDDENRENEGDFIMAAEMATPEAINFISKHGRGLICAPLTRERLGQLDLEAMVQRNTALHGTRFTVSVDAVNGTTTGISAYDRATTIKTLVNKDAKPEDFGRPGHIFPLQALDGGVLARAGHTEASVDLARLAGFAPAGVLCEIIDDDGNMARVPRLLKMADEFDLKITTVQDLIEYRRHNEKLITNVLEAKLPTCWGEFRLHLYRSEIDDHHHLALAKGDVAGKKDVLVRVHSQCLTGDVFGSSRCDCGDQLAFAMQMIEKEGMGVLLYMRQEGRGIGLVNKLKAYVLQEKGRDTVQANEELGFKADLRDYGIGAQILKDMGLSTIRIITNNPRKLIGLQGHGLEITDRVPVLCKPNEHNKFYLETKRDKLGHLLSLL from the coding sequence ATGGCAAAATTTTGTACAGTCGAAGAAGCGATTGAAGATATAAAATCCGGTAAAATGGTCATCGTTGTTGATGATGAAAATCGTGAAAACGAAGGCGATTTTATCATGGCAGCCGAGATGGCCACACCAGAAGCCATTAATTTTATCAGTAAGCATGGGCGCGGCCTCATTTGCGCGCCCCTGACGCGCGAGAGGCTGGGGCAGCTTGACCTTGAGGCGATGGTGCAGCGTAATACCGCATTACATGGCACTCGATTTACCGTCTCGGTTGATGCCGTTAACGGCACGACTACTGGAATATCCGCCTATGACCGGGCGACGACTATTAAGACGTTGGTTAATAAGGATGCCAAACCGGAAGATTTTGGCAGACCCGGTCATATATTTCCATTGCAGGCTTTGGACGGCGGCGTTCTGGCTCGGGCGGGACACACTGAAGCCTCAGTGGATTTGGCTCGTCTGGCCGGATTCGCTCCGGCGGGTGTCTTGTGCGAAATCATCGACGATGACGGAAATATGGCTCGGGTTCCGCGTTTGTTGAAAATGGCCGACGAATTTGATCTAAAGATTACTACTGTGCAGGATTTAATTGAATATCGAAGACATAATGAAAAACTCATAACTAATGTGCTTGAGGCCAAACTGCCGACCTGCTGGGGAGAGTTTCGACTGCATCTCTATAGGAGTGAGATTGATGATCATCATCATTTGGCCCTTGCCAAAGGCGATGTGGCGGGCAAAAAAGACGTTTTGGTAAGGGTGCATTCGCAATGTTTGACGGGCGATGTTTTCGGTTCTTCCCGGTGCGACTGCGGCGATCAATTGGCTTTTGCTATGCAGATGATTGAAAAAGAAGGAATGGGTGTCCTTCTGTACATGCGCCAGGAGGGGAGGGGTATTGGATTGGTAAATAAGCTTAAGGCGTATGTTCTTCAGGAAAAAGGTCGCGATACCGTTCAGGCAAACGAGGAGCTTGGCTTTAAGGCCGACCTGAGGGATTATGGAATCGGAGCTCAGATTCTAAAAGATATGGGACTTTCGACCATTCGCATTATAACCAATAACCCCCGTAAGCTGATTGGGTTGCAGGGGCACGGTCTCGAAATAACCGACCGGGTTCCGGTTCTTTGCAAGCCGAATGAGCACAATAAATTTTATTTGGAAACGAAACGCGATAAGCTGGGACACTTATTATCATTATTGTAA
- a CDS encoding riboflavin synthase produces MFTGLIESAGIIKNISSRGNYRVITISPEPLFENIEIGESMAVSGPCLTVTAFDKNSFTVEASQETIKLTTIKNLGVSDRVNLEQALRSDGRLGGHFVSGHIDCTLRIIDISKVGESRQITVELADKYAPYVIDKGSICLDGVSLTVTRLDKKSFLVNLIPETQKRTTLFNNRIGDELNIEFDLIGKYILRHLDRISNSEKLSVESMRKMGY; encoded by the coding sequence ATGTTTACAGGATTAATTGAAAGCGCAGGCATCATAAAAAATATTTCCTCGCGCGGGAATTATCGGGTGATAACCATTTCGCCTGAGCCATTATTTGAAAATATTGAAATCGGCGAATCGATGGCTGTTTCCGGGCCATGTTTGACTGTGACAGCGTTTGATAAGAATTCCTTTACGGTTGAAGCCTCGCAGGAGACAATTAAACTAACGACAATAAAAAACCTCGGAGTGAGCGACCGCGTGAATCTTGAACAGGCTCTCCGCTCCGACGGAAGATTGGGCGGTCATTTTGTCTCGGGCCATATTGATTGTACCCTGAGAATTATTGATATTTCAAAGGTGGGCGAAAGCCGGCAGATTACCGTTGAGCTCGCCGATAAGTATGCGCCCTATGTAATCGATAAGGGATCAATATGCCTTGATGGTGTCAGCCTGACCGTGACACGCTTGGATAAGAAAAGTTTTTTGGTAAATCTTATCCCGGAAACGCAAAAGCGTACGACTTTATTTAACAATAGAATCGGGGATGAACTAAATATCGAATTTGATTTAATCGGCAAGTATATCCTGCGTCATTTAGACAGGATATCTAATTCCGAGAAATTGTCGGTTGAGTCTATGCGAAAAATGGGTTATTAG
- the ribD gene encoding bifunctional diaminohydroxyphosphoribosylaminopyrimidine deaminase/5-amino-6-(5-phosphoribosylamino)uracil reductase RibD, whose amino-acid sequence MADDRLYRDMMRRAIRLARWAQGYTSPNPAVGAVLFNDDGIISKGYHKKAGLAHAEIVAIEKAGEKARGASIAVSLEPCCHTGRTGPCTQAIVKAGIKRVIYAVKDPNCKVNGGGREYLQEHGIEVISDVCREEAYKLNEEYFHFHKTGRPFVVLKMAQTLDGRIATATGESQWISGIKVRTFAHQLRARYDAVAVGSGTVRADNPSLTVRHVRGKNPYRIILTVSGQLPANLNLFINNNDNKTVVAAPANILKTIDFSHVTTWSIRKLKSGLDIKGLLNKAGKAGLMSILFEGGSQIATELFNKRLVNKFYLSCSPILIGEGIESIGALGIKEISGSIKFKDSSFRKMGTDILFSGYPVW is encoded by the coding sequence ATGGCCGATGACAGGTTATATAGGGACATGATGCGCCGGGCAATTCGGTTGGCCCGATGGGCGCAGGGTTATACCTCCCCAAATCCTGCCGTCGGAGCGGTACTCTTTAATGATGACGGCATTATCTCAAAAGGATACCATAAGAAAGCAGGCCTGGCGCACGCCGAAATTGTGGCGATTGAAAAAGCCGGAGAAAAAGCCAGAGGCGCGTCAATCGCTGTTAGTCTCGAACCCTGCTGTCATACCGGTCGAACCGGTCCCTGTACGCAAGCCATAGTAAAAGCCGGCATTAAACGAGTCATTTACGCTGTCAAAGATCCCAATTGCAAAGTCAATGGAGGGGGAAGAGAATATCTGCAGGAGCACGGGATAGAAGTCATTTCTGATGTTTGCCGAGAAGAAGCCTACAAACTCAATGAAGAATATTTCCACTTTCATAAAACCGGACGACCCTTTGTTGTATTAAAAATGGCTCAGACTTTGGATGGAAGAATTGCGACCGCAACAGGCGAATCACAATGGATATCAGGCATTAAGGTACGGACTTTCGCGCATCAATTAAGAGCTCGTTATGACGCTGTAGCGGTGGGCTCGGGAACGGTAAGAGCCGATAATCCCTCGCTAACGGTGAGGCACGTCAGGGGAAAAAACCCTTACCGGATAATCCTGACTGTTTCAGGTCAGCTTCCCGCAAATCTTAATCTGTTTATCAATAATAATGATAACAAAACGGTGGTAGCGGCCCCCGCGAATATCCTAAAAACGATCGATTTTTCACATGTGACCACCTGGTCAATCCGCAAATTAAAAAGCGGCTTGGATATTAAAGGCTTGTTAAATAAAGCAGGAAAAGCAGGATTGATGTCTATTTTATTTGAAGGCGGGTCGCAGATAGCGACAGAGTTATTTAATAAGCGGCTCGTGAATAAGTTTTATCTCAGTTGTTCGCCTATTTTGATTGGCGAAGGAATTGAATCAATCGGCGCTCTCGGAATAAAAGAAATTTCCGGCAGCATAAAATTCAAAGACAGTTCTTTCAGGAAAATGGGAACGGATATCCTTTTCAGCGGTTATCCGGTGTGGTAA
- a CDS encoding GAF domain-containing protein — MPQLYYDMLYFATFVIVFWAIVRAGGGAFKATPGAFSKIVMGLSFLTGFSIIQLLGNQGLMSGLPFMNDPLIRQMIEAALIVIGLITLLTGVGTWLPSWTRSKTPRSKYQKRYYCLKMINQILTKKLDFDTAMDQITSFLSVYLEIPKCAAFKYSNRNETLYLASACGFESRKPEVFREITLSQTELKNTLYKSRVIINVGNHPVFSHGREPSILIPIHNQGQIYGAILCWMGDKPKIDDDFMDFLSSISEVTGTFTANLIKTTGVKIMRKHQKTNQEIASLCNQVSSAQQLMHPFYRTLKKNLGVEYMSLADLDNSGENMMRYTIGASGRMLLEKGVSLSTKGTEIEAIFKNCAPILSPQVTPEMKLAGDDGLFISSRMESKLACPIKSGNKVLAVMVLGNSHPGYFKQMHLNQVMNLTDLISPVLQRERLSRKLETLDDQVVRLQLMERKLQGEVDIDEFFENACELLTKRMKCTMARISLVDEDKKTLISHAHRTVRETGISLNDKSIIPLSLLPWHKMAIDAEKPMMINQEDAESRMQPQESTQTLMPNIKSAMLVPITLNNKVRGIISIGEVRNWNRRSFNTGDMLIVRDVAAKCSTALKINKLESGPKHSIMEPVFEESYASANREFLTKIKSPITSIMGAVELLQNHTDTEDEKAIRYQIMIMKSADRLKELTDWDAVSSFVHDSEEIEPEQVIG; from the coding sequence ATGCCACAATTGTATTATGATATGCTCTATTTCGCGACGTTTGTAATTGTATTTTGGGCGATAGTTCGTGCGGGCGGAGGAGCATTCAAGGCTACCCCCGGGGCATTTTCAAAAATAGTTATGGGATTATCTTTTCTTACCGGATTTTCAATTATTCAGCTACTGGGAAATCAAGGCTTGATGAGCGGATTACCCTTTATGAATGATCCCTTGATTAGGCAAATGATAGAAGCGGCCTTAATAGTTATCGGACTAATTACTCTTCTTACCGGAGTGGGAACATGGTTGCCGTCATGGACGCGATCAAAAACCCCCAGGTCCAAATATCAAAAACGATATTATTGTCTCAAAATGATCAATCAGATTTTGACTAAGAAACTTGATTTTGATACGGCAATGGATCAAATTACAAGCTTCTTATCGGTCTATCTTGAAATACCCAAATGCGCCGCCTTTAAGTACTCCAATCGTAACGAAACTTTATACCTTGCAAGCGCCTGTGGCTTTGAATCGAGAAAACCGGAAGTGTTTCGTGAGATTACTTTGTCTCAGACCGAATTAAAAAATACGCTTTATAAATCGCGGGTTATTATAAATGTCGGAAATCATCCGGTATTTAGTCATGGCCGTGAACCGAGCATTTTAATACCTATTCATAATCAGGGACAGATATACGGCGCCATTTTGTGCTGGATGGGCGACAAGCCTAAGATTGACGATGATTTTATGGATTTCCTTTCTTCGATTAGTGAAGTGACCGGAACTTTTACGGCCAATCTGATTAAAACTACCGGCGTCAAGATTATGAGAAAACATCAAAAAACTAATCAGGAAATCGCCTCGCTATGCAATCAAGTTTCATCGGCTCAACAATTGATGCATCCCTTTTATAGGACCTTAAAGAAAAACCTGGGTGTCGAATATATGTCGCTGGCCGATCTTGATAATTCGGGTGAAAATATGATGCGCTATACAATTGGTGCGAGTGGTCGTATGCTTTTGGAAAAGGGCGTCAGTTTATCGACTAAGGGTACTGAGATAGAAGCAATATTCAAAAATTGTGCTCCGATTCTATCTCCCCAGGTTACTCCGGAAATGAAGTTGGCGGGCGACGATGGATTATTTATTTCTTCCCGCATGGAATCGAAATTGGCATGCCCGATAAAATCAGGAAATAAAGTCCTGGCCGTTATGGTCCTGGGTAATTCTCATCCCGGTTATTTCAAACAAATGCATCTGAATCAGGTTATGAATCTGACGGATTTGATATCTCCCGTATTACAGCGTGAGCGGCTCAGCCGGAAACTGGAAACGCTGGATGACCAGGTGGTACGTTTGCAATTGATGGAAAGAAAATTACAGGGCGAAGTCGATATCGATGAGTTTTTTGAAAATGCCTGCGAATTATTAACCAAGCGAATGAAATGTACCATGGCTAGAATTTCTTTGGTGGATGAGGATAAAAAGACCTTAATTAGCCATGCCCATCGAACCGTCAGAGAAACTGGAATTTCATTGAATGATAAATCAATCATTCCTTTAAGTCTTTTACCGTGGCACAAGATGGCTATAGATGCCGAAAAACCGATGATGATAAATCAGGAAGATGCCGAATCACGAATGCAACCCCAGGAATCTACTCAAACTCTAATGCCGAATATTAAATCGGCGATGCTGGTACCGATAACTCTTAATAACAAGGTGCGGGGTATCATATCCATCGGTGAAGTGCGTAATTGGAATCGGCGGTCATTCAATACCGGCGATATGTTGATTGTGCGCGATGTCGCCGCCAAGTGCTCAACCGCGTTGAAAATCAATAAACTGGAATCGGGGCCTAAACATTCTATTATGGAACCGGTTTTCGAGGAAAGCTATGCATCGGCTAACCGAGAATTTCTAACAAAAATAAAAAGTCCGATTACGTCGATTATGGGTGCCGTTGAACTGCTGCAAAACCATACCGATACTGAAGACGAAAAAGCAATTCGGTATCAGATTATGATTATGAAATCAGCCGATCGATTGAAAGAATTGACCGATTGGGACGCTGTTTCTTCTTTTGTTCATGATAGTGAGGAAATCGAACCGGAGCAGGTCATCGGATAA
- the rnhC gene encoding ribonuclease HIII, with amino-acid sequence MDDYNGPIIGVDESGKGDFFGPLVIAAVCLKPDQNQKLIELGVKDSKKISDKKIQRLAEEIKTQCDFDVIVINPLKYNQLYQKIKNLNKLLGWGHARAIENILAKTSANRAISDKFGKERFIRDNLQEKGKQIELIQMVRGEAHPAVAAASIVARSEFVRRMDYLSKEVGLKLPLGASSIVDNAGKELVKKEGRGVLDKTAKTHFKNYKKIFTG; translated from the coding sequence GTGGACGATTATAACGGACCCATAATCGGCGTCGATGAATCGGGGAAAGGCGATTTTTTTGGCCCGCTGGTGATTGCCGCGGTTTGCCTTAAACCGGATCAAAATCAAAAATTGATTGAATTGGGAGTTAAAGACTCCAAAAAAATCTCAGATAAGAAAATTCAGCGTCTGGCCGAAGAAATTAAAACTCAATGTGATTTTGATGTTATTGTCATAAATCCCCTGAAATATAATCAGCTGTATCAAAAGATAAAAAATCTGAATAAATTATTGGGTTGGGGGCATGCTCGAGCTATAGAGAATATATTGGCAAAAACATCCGCAAACAGAGCAATCTCCGATAAATTCGGAAAGGAAAGATTTATCAGGGATAATTTGCAGGAAAAGGGGAAACAGATTGAATTGATTCAGATGGTCAGGGGCGAGGCTCATCCGGCCGTTGCGGCAGCATCGATTGTGGCTCGATCTGAATTTGTACGGCGCATGGATTATTTGTCAAAAGAAGTGGGACTAAAACTTCCTCTGGGCGCTTCATCGATTGTAGACAATGCCGGAAAAGAATTAGTAAAAAAAGAGGGACGCGGCGTTTTGGATAAGACAGCCAAGACGCATTTCAAGAATTATAAAAAGATATTTACCGGATGA